The genomic interval GCGTTCCGCGAAGCGGACCCGGACGACCCCGAACCCGGCCCGATGCCGTCCTGGCTGACCGCGCGTATTCATCCCGCGCGATCCGCAATCACCTCCGACGACGCGGAATCCGCGCTGTCATCCCCCAGCCGTCCGACCAGGTCGGCCACCGGCTGCGGCGAGGCCGCGACGGAGACCGCCCACCGGCCTTCGACGCCGAGGCCTACAAGCAGCGCAACGCCGTCGAACGGTGCATCAACCACCTCAAACAACGGCGCGGCCTGGCCATGCGAACGGACAAGCTCGCCATCGCCCACCAGGCCGCACTCCACCTCGCCACCATCCTCATCTGGACAGCCGCGTGACCGCCGAAGCACCTTGCCCGCGAAGATGGCCGCATGAATGGCCTTGTGGAGTTCCTCATCGCACGCATCAACGACGACAACCACGCCTACGCCTACGTGGCCGGCACCCTGGGCGGCGAGGCCCTTCTCGACAGCCACCTCCCCATGCTCGACCTGATCGAGCAACTGGCGAACGACTACAAAGCCATGGACCCCTCCGACTCCCGCTCGGCCGGCCTGGCATACGCGCTGCGAGTCCTTGGCCAGTCATACACCGAACACCCCGCCTACCAGCAGGAATGGCGCCCATAGCCTTTCAAATAGCCTTTCAAGGAGACAGCCCCTGAATCCAATGAGGTCCTGGCGATGAGCCGAGATGATGGGCACGGTGGGCCCACGTCGATCAGCAGCCCAGTGAGGGGGCGTCCCTCGGATGGCGGGCCCCCGGCCGGCTCGGGGGTGGGCCGGCCGGGGCCGATCGGGGGGAGGCACGCGGAGGGCTGGTCCTTGGGCCTTTCTCCGTCCTGAGTGAGGTCAACCACGCATCAGTCCGCTTTTCGCACCGTGCGGTGGGAGGGCCGGTCGACCTGAGAGAAACGGGGCAGCGCCGGCCCTTTTACGGGGCGGAGAAGGTGGCCCACTGACCGACTGTACGGAAGCCCAGGCACTCGTACAGACGTCGGCCCGCCTCGGTGGTGTGGAGGTACGCGGCCCGCGCCCATGACCCGCCCTTCCCTCAGCATCCGCTCGGTCATCACCCGCGCGTAGCCGCGTCTGCGGAAGAGCGGAAGCTGCCATCAGGGTGGGCGAGGCGACCTCGGTGAACACGTGCTGCGGCACTCCGAAACCGGCGGCAAGCGTCGCGCTGAACACCTTGTGATCGCTTGCCCGGGCGCGCCGCACCCCCGCTGAAGCCCCGCGCGTCGGCGTCGGCTCGTTGCTGGTGAACGGTCTGAGCATGAACGGCTGTTGCGACCGGACAGTCAGCCCGTGGTGCTCGGCGACCTCCACCATGACGGTGGTCGGCTCGCCGCGTATCTGGATACTCCACGGGACGGTGGTCAGTTCCCTGGCCGTCAGGGCGGCCAGTTCAGCGATCCCGGCGGCATCGGGACGAGCAGCCACGTTGAGCATGCCGTTCAGGGCGGCCACGGGGCCCCGGTGGCTGCCGGCACGCTCCGCTCTCGCCGCGTTCGGCCGGCACGCTCATGTCGTAGGAACCCTCCTTCGGGCTCGGGCGACCGCCAGGTCACCGGAGGCCGTACCCGCCCCGTCACGGCCTCCCGGGACGCTGCCCGGGAGGGGCGGCCGGGAGGCTGTGACGGGCCCGGTGATCAGTGGACGGTGGTGTGTGCCGCGTCCTCGATCACGTGGGTGACCGTGCCGGGGTTGGTGAGCAGGACGTCGTGCGGCGCGTCGACCTCACTCGTGTGCGAGTGGGCGCGCCGCGCCATGAAGCGCTCCGCGGCCGGCGGGATCAGGTGGTCGTCGCCGGCCACGAGGTACCAGGAGGGGATGGTCTTCCACGCCGGAGTGCCGGAGGGCTCGCCGAGCGCCTGGGGGGTGACGGGCCGCTGGGTCGCGGCGAGCACGGCGGCCTCCTGAGTGCTGCGGCCGTTGCTGAGGAAGACGTCGCGGAACTTGTCCGGCTTGATGTAGAGGTCGACGTTCGTGGCGCCGTTCTGCGCGAAGGGCACCGGGTTCAGCGCCGTCGGGATGGAGGCGTTCGGGTCGTCGCTGAGGTGGCTGCCGGGGAACTTCGCGGTCAGCGCGGAGGCGGTCTCGTCCTTGTCGGGGGCGAAGGCCGCCAGGTAGACGAGGGCGGTGACGTGCGAGTTACCGGCGGCGGCCTGGGTGATCAACGAGCCGCCGTAGGAGTGGCCGACGAGCACGATCGGGCCGTTGACGGTCTTCAGGTAGTCGGCGAGGTAGGCGGCGTCGCTCGACAGGCCGCGCAGCGGGACCGCGGGAGCGGCGACCGGGTAGCCGTCGTTCTGCAGCCGCTTCGCCACGCCCTTCCAACTGGAGGCGTCGGCCCAGGCGCCGTGCACGAGGACCACCGTCGGCTTGGGTGTCTGCGGGGTGGTGGCGTCGGCCGTCTGGGTGAGCACCCCGGTGGCCGCAAGGCCCGCTGCCGCAGTCGCGGCCGCCGCGATGGTGAAGGAACGACGGTTCATGACGTGAGTACTTCCTTGTGTGATTGAGGGCAGAGGCCGGGCAACTCCGGCCTCTGTGCCGGGAAACGCCGGGGCTGTCAGGTGAGCGGCGTTTTGAGGAGCAGTGCGCGGTTGAGGGCCCAGTCCATGGCGTAGTCGGCGACCTCCCGCCAGCCGTCCTGGCCGATCGTGAGGTGGGACCGGCCGGCGAACTCCTGGTAGTCGGTGAGTGCCGCGGACTTGCGATACAGGCGGGCGTTGGCCCGGTTCACCTGGGGCGGCACAATGTGGTCCGCGCCGCCCGCGATGAACAGCAGCGGTGCGCGCCTGTCGTTGCGGAAGTCGACACGGGTGACCGCCCGCGGAGTGAAGTTCGCGAAGGCGCCCTGGAAGAGCACCCGGGCCGAACCGGGCACGTGGTAGCGGTCGTAGGCGGCCAGTGACTCCTCTTCGCTGAGGGTGTTGGCGAACGCGTAGTGGAACTGCCGGGGGGAAAGCCCCATCGCCTTGCCCTTGTTGGCCGGGCTCCGCAGTACCGGCCAGGTGGAGCGGAGCGTGGACAGCGGCAGGGGCAGCACCCCCTTGACCGCCGCCGAGTCGATGGCCACGCCTGCGGCGCCCAGGCCGCGGTCGAGGAGCAGCTGGACGATGGCCCCGCCGAAGGAATGACCGATCAGGAGGGCGGGTCGGTCCAGGTTGCGCACGATGGCCTCGTAGTGGTTCACCACCTCCTCCAGGCCGATGCCGGCCATGGGCGAGGGGTCCAGTCTCAAGTCCTCGACCTCCCCCTCCACTCCGGGCCAGGCCGGAGCCAGTACCCGGAGCCCCTGGGCGGTGTAGTGCGCGACCCAGTGCTCCCAGCTGCGAGGAGTCACCCACAATCCGTGGATGAGCACCACCGCCGGGGCGTCGTGGGCATCGTTGATCATGTCGGACTCCAAGAGGGAGAACGTTGTGTCTCCCTAGGACGCTAGGCAGGCGCGGTACCCCGAGTCAAGGGCGAGTAAGGCAAATATGGTTTGATTCTCAAACTAACCCTACAACGGCCTGACCGAAGCCGGCGTCCGCCGCCGTGAACGCATGAACACGAAGAGGAATCCGACATGTCCGATCTTCTGGATCACGCCCTGCATGCTCACGGCGGTCTCGACCGCTGGCGACAAGTTGGGTCGATTCACGTACGGGGCTCCGTGGGCGGGCTCCTGTGGGGCTCGCGCGGACAGGAAGGGATCTTCGCCACCGCCGACTTCACCCTCGACGTACGGCGCCAGCACCTCGTCTACCACGATTTCACCGGGCCCGGACTGCGCGGGGTGTTCACTCCCGGCCGGGTGTCGATCGAGGATCGCGCGCGCAACGTGCTCACGCAGCGCCGTTCCCCGCGCATGGCCTTCACCGGACACGGCCCAAACTCTCCGTGGGACCAACTGCACGCCCTGTACTTCGGGGGCTATGCCATGTGGAACTACCTGACCACCCCCTTCCTGTTGACCATGCCCGGTGTGCAGGTGGAGGAGCTGGAGCCGTGGGAGGAGGCCGGTGAGAGATGGCGCCGGCTGCGCGCGGTGTTCCCCGATGACATCGCCACGCACAGCAGGGAGCAGGTCTTCCACTTCGACTCCACCGGTCTGCTCCGTCGGCACGACTACGCCGCGGAGGTTCTCGGTGCTGCACCGGCCGCGCACTACGGCGATGCCCACAAGGAGGTCTCCGGTCTGGTCTTCCCCACCCGCCGCCGTGTCGTCCCCGTCCGCAAGGACGGCCTCTCCGTACCGACGCCGGTTCTCGTCGCCATCGACCTGACACAGATCACCGTCCGCTGATCAGGAGCCGGGCCAGGTCGGGGGTTCGGGCGAGCAGTCGAACCCCGTGGGCCTCGGCGCGTGAAGCCTCGGGTGCCGCGGCCACGGGAAGCCGAGCATCCCGGACCGGCCGACCGACACCTCCACGGACATCTGCACCGGACAGGCCCCAGGATGCACGGCCTGGGCCTGTTGGCCACCCCGCTCGCCCGGCCGACGGCATCTCGGTGTCCGACCACGCCCTGGCCCTCATGGGCCGGGATCCGCGGTGGAGCCCGGAACCGGCGCAGAGGCGTCGCGGAACACCGGACCGACGGCCGACCGCGGCCTACCGCCCGGACGGGCACCATGACCGGCAGACCCTCTGGCTTCCATGATTGACAGTCAGACCATCCAGGGCTAGCTTTTGCTTCTTAAAGCCAGGCGGGGGCGACACCCGTGGGCCGGACGCTCAGGTACGAGCGGGAAGGCCCCGCCGCGGCTGCCCGGCTATGAACGGCGCCGCCGGTTCGGGGTCACAGATGAATCCGTGACGACCCAGGTCCGGGGCATGCCCGACCGCACGGAGGACGCCTTCCAGGCCCTGCTGGAACAAGGCCGGCGCGCGGGAGAGATCAGCACCACACGTGATGCGAAGGCGCTGGCCGGCCTGCTGCTCAACACGGTGGCCGGCATGCGGCTCCATGGGCCGTGTCGATCCGGGGCCCGACCCGCTCGCGTGAGTGATCGACACCACCATCGGCCTGCTCTGACCGCACTCGCGCGACAACGGCCGGGACAGGTGCACCCACACCCAAAATTTTGTACCGCTTTCAAGAAAAGGATGTCTTCATGGATCTGAAGCTCGCCTCCAAGACTGCCGTCGTCACCGGCGCCAGCCGCGGCATCGGACTGGCCACGGTCAAGACACTCATCGCCGAGGGCGTCCGCGTCATCGGCGCCTCCCGCACGATCACCACCGAACTCAAGGAAACCGGCGCCATCGGAGTGGCCGCCGACCTCTCCACCGCGGAGGGTGCACACACCCTGGTCGAGCAGGCGCTGGCAGAACTGGGCGGAATCGATCTGCTCGTCAACAATGTCGGCGGCGGCGACGACCTGGCTGTCCAGGGCTTCCTCGGCACCGACGACGAGAAGTGGACGTCCATCCTCGACATCAACCTGCTCAGCACGGTCCGGGTCACCCGGGGCGCCCTGCCCAGCCTCGTGTCGCGCAGGGGCGCCATCGTGAACGTGTCCACGGTCGCCGCTCGTCTGCCGAGCCTCGGCCCGGTGGCCTATGCCGCCGCCAAGGCCGCGGTCACCGCGCTCGGCAAGTCCCTCGCGGAGGAGTTCGGCCCGCAGGGCGTCCGCGTCAACACCGTCTCCCCCGGCTTCGTCCGCAGTTCCATCTACGACGGCCCGGAGAAGTTCGGCGGCCGGATCGCGGCGGCCTTCGACATGGACATCCCCACCTTCCTCAGGCAGGCGCCCGGAGCGCTGGGCATCACCACTGGCCGGTTCGTCGAGCCCGAGGAGATCGCGTCCGCCGTCGCCTTCCTCCTGTCCGACGCCGCGGCCAGCATCACGGGTGCCGACTACCTGGTCGACGGCGGCCAGCACAAGGCGGTCTGACCGCCGCATGCGCGGGCGGCGGTCAGACCGCCACCATGTCCGCACGACCGGATACGAGCGCTTTTTGCCAGGAGCGTACGATTGACTTGACGTCAGTCATTCGGTCGTGCGGACAGGCGCGACGACAAAGGAGCGCCGATGGGAACCCCCGCCACCGCCACCGCCAAGAGGAAACGGGTCGCCAAGCCGCCGGAGGAGCGCCGCAAGGACATCCTCGACGCCGCGGCCGAGGTGTTCGCCCGTAAGGGCATCGCCGACGCCAGGATCGAGGAGATCACGACCCTCGCCGAGGTCTCCAAAGGCACATTCTACCTCTACTTCAAGACCAAGGACGAGGCGGCCGCCGCCCTGTGGGAACGCCACATGGACGACTTCGCCGGCGTCGGCGCGAAGATCCTCGGCGATATGGACGTGCCCCTGGGCAGCCGGCTCGTGGACGTCCTGGAATCCCTCTGCCGGTTCGCGCTCGACCACGCCGACCTCCACCAGGTCCTGTACGACGGGGCGGGCGCCCAGGAAGTGCACGCAGCCGCCAACGAACGTCTGATCGGCATGATCGCGGCCGCCGCACAGGAGGGCGTCCAGAGCGGCGAAGTCACCTGCCGGCAGCCGGACATGATGGCCCGGGCACTTTTCCACGGGTTCTGCGGGGCCGTCACGGACGCGATCACCGGCTTCGCGCCCCTCTCCCACGAGGAAGTGGTGACGGCCTCGGGTCACATGACCCGTGCCGTGTTCGGGCTCAAGGAAACCGGGCGCGGATAACCTCGCACCCGGCACCAGGGATGTAATCGGCTCCTCACCTGCGGGGGCGGCCGGCAGTCGTCTGCCGGCCGCCCCCGCAGGCGTTCGGCCCGCCGTGCGCCTGCCGATCCCCACGGCCGGGGCATCACTGGGACGCGCATCACAGCACCTTCCAGAACCGCGCGAATGACTGCCGGTCAGTCACTGGTAAGCTGACTTCACAACCTGCAAGTCAGCAGGTGTCGAAGCCGCCGCCCTCTCGTGCGGCCTGTCCCTGAGGTCACCATGTCCCACGCGAAGTACCCCGCCCCGCCGTTCGACCGCGAGCTCAAGCCCGTCCTCGATGTCGTTCTGCAGTCCTTCAACTCGTCGCTGTACCCCGAGGACATCCCGGCACTGCGTTCCGGCGGCTTCACGCCCGGCGTCGAGGAGCTCATCAAGGACCGTCCGATCGAGCACTTCGAGCGCACGATCCCCGGTCCCGAGGGTGCCCCGGACCTGCTTGTCTCCGTCTTCCGCCGCACCGACCACCGCACCCCCGGCCCGGGCTTCTTCTTCACCCACGTCGGCGGGCTGATCTTCGGCGACCGCTTCGTCGGGATCGCACCGATCGTCGACTACGTCGAGCAGCTGGACGCCGTCGTCGTCACGGTGGAGTACCGGCTGGCCCCGGAGAACCCGGCTCCCGCCCAGGTCGAGGACTCCTACGCCGCTCTGAAGTGGACCGCGGAGCACGCCGAGGAGCTCGGCTTCGCCGCGGACAAGCTGATCGCGGTCGGCGGCAGCGCGGGCGGTGGCGTGGCGGCCGCCGTCACGCTCCTGGCCCGGGACAAGAACGGCCCTTCCCTGGCCGGCCAGCTGCT from Streptomyces sp. B3I8 carries:
- a CDS encoding alpha/beta hydrolase gives rise to the protein MINDAHDAPAVVLIHGLWVTPRSWEHWVAHYTAQGLRVLAPAWPGVEGEVEDLRLDPSPMAGIGLEEVVNHYEAIVRNLDRPALLIGHSFGGAIVQLLLDRGLGAAGVAIDSAAVKGVLPLPLSTLRSTWPVLRSPANKGKAMGLSPRQFHYAFANTLSEEESLAAYDRYHVPGSARVLFQGAFANFTPRAVTRVDFRNDRRAPLLFIAGGADHIVPPQVNRANARLYRKSAALTDYQEFAGRSHLTIGQDGWREVADYAMDWALNRALLLKTPLT
- a CDS encoding alpha/beta fold hydrolase, with protein sequence MNRRSFTIAAAATAAAGLAATGVLTQTADATTPQTPKPTVVLVHGAWADASSWKGVAKRLQNDGYPVAAPAVPLRGLSSDAAYLADYLKTVNGPIVLVGHSYGGSLITQAAAGNSHVTALVYLAAFAPDKDETASALTAKFPGSHLSDDPNASIPTALNPVPFAQNGATNVDLYIKPDKFRDVFLSNGRSTQEAAVLAATQRPVTPQALGEPSGTPAWKTIPSWYLVAGDDHLIPPAAERFMARRAHSHTSEVDAPHDVLLTNPGTVTHVIEDAAHTTVH
- a CDS encoding DUF6221 family protein encodes the protein MNGLVEFLIARINDDNHAYAYVAGTLGGEALLDSHLPMLDLIEQLANDYKAMDPSDSRSAGLAYALRVLGQSYTEHPAYQQEWRP
- a CDS encoding TetR/AcrR family transcriptional regulator; the encoded protein is MGTPATATAKRKRVAKPPEERRKDILDAAAEVFARKGIADARIEEITTLAEVSKGTFYLYFKTKDEAAAALWERHMDDFAGVGAKILGDMDVPLGSRLVDVLESLCRFALDHADLHQVLYDGAGAQEVHAAANERLIGMIAAAAQEGVQSGEVTCRQPDMMARALFHGFCGAVTDAITGFAPLSHEEVVTASGHMTRAVFGLKETGRG
- a CDS encoding oxidoreductase; translation: MDLKLASKTAVVTGASRGIGLATVKTLIAEGVRVIGASRTITTELKETGAIGVAADLSTAEGAHTLVEQALAELGGIDLLVNNVGGGDDLAVQGFLGTDDEKWTSILDINLLSTVRVTRGALPSLVSRRGAIVNVSTVAARLPSLGPVAYAAAKAAVTALGKSLAEEFGPQGVRVNTVSPGFVRSSIYDGPEKFGGRIAAAFDMDIPTFLRQAPGALGITTGRFVEPEEIASAVAFLLSDAAASITGADYLVDGGQHKAV
- a CDS encoding alpha/beta hydrolase — protein: MSHAKYPAPPFDRELKPVLDVVLQSFNSSLYPEDIPALRSGGFTPGVEELIKDRPIEHFERTIPGPEGAPDLLVSVFRRTDHRTPGPGFFFTHVGGLIFGDRFVGIAPIVDYVEQLDAVVVTVEYRLAPENPAPAQVEDSYAALKWTAEHAEELGFAADKLIAVGGSAGGGVAAAVTLLARDKNGPSLAGQLLMYPMLDDRNDTVSSHQIDGIGVWDRNSNLTGWNAVLGDRRGTDDVSPYESPSRATDLSNLPPTYIEVGSAEVFRDESAAYASSIWAAGGSAELHIWAGGFHLYELVAADTAIGVASREARTNWVRRTLGL